One genomic region from Enoplosus armatus isolate fEnoArm2 chromosome 17, fEnoArm2.hap1, whole genome shotgun sequence encodes:
- the slc25a39 gene encoding mitochondrial glutathione transporter SLC25A39 isoform X1, protein MEERTVSGPVAAISPVQQMLASGTGALLTSIFVTPLDVVKIRLQAQQTPFHQALACESAPWGGVIRSSKWKCFLYCNGLMDHIYVCQNGTSCTSWYKTPTHFSGTLDAFVKITRHEGLRSLWSGLPPTLVMAVPATVIYFTCYDQLRDFLRYGLGFQGSLVPLVAGGLARLGAVTVISPLELVRTKMQSRRLPYSELRVCIRSAVAQDGLLSLWRGWGPTVLRDVPFSALYWFNYELVKARLCEQSRMTQANFSISFTAGGVSGAIAAILTLPFDVVKTRRQIQLGEMDTLGVSLKRTTSTWRIMKEIWAELGYRGLFAGFMPRVIKVAPACAVMISTYEFGKAFFQKMNLDRE, encoded by the exons ATGGAGGAGCGGACCGTTAGCGGCCCTGTGGCTGCGATCTCTCCAGTGCAGCAGATGCTGGCTTCTGGCACTGGAGCCCTCCTCACATCTATTTTTG tcaCACCGCTGGACGTTGTGAAGATCAGGCTGCAGGCTCAGCAAACACCGTTCCACCAAG CTTTAGCCTGTGAATCTGCCCCGTGGGGTGGCGTCATCCGCTCTTCCAAGT GGAAGTGTTTCCTGTATTGTAATGGACTGATGGATCACATCTATGTGTGTCAGAATGGAACCAGCTGCACCAGCTGGtacaaaacaccaacacatttcAGTGGGACTCTT GATGCTTTTGTGAAAATCACTCGACATGAAGGACTCAGGTCTTTGTGGAGTGGGCTACCACCAACACT gGTCATGGCTGTACCTGCCACCGTCATCTACTTCACCTGCTACGACCAGCTGCGGGACTTCCTGAGATACGGTCTGGGTTTCCAGGGCAGCCTTGTCCCTCTTGTTGCTGGAGGTCTGGCCAGAT TGGGGGCTGTGACTGTGATCAGCCCTCTGGAGTTGGTCAGGACCAAGATGCAGTCCCGTCGGCTGCCCTACAGCGAGCTGCGGGTCTGTATCCGCTCTGCCGTGGCCCAGGATGGCCTGCTGTCTCTGTGGAGGGGCTGGGGACCCACCGTCCTCAGAGACGTACCCTTCTCTG CTTTGTACTGGTTTAACTATGAACTGGTGAAGGCCCGGCTATGTGAACAGTCCCGAATGACTCAGGCCAACTTCTCCATCAGCTTTACTGCAGGAGGCGTCTCTGGAGCT ATTGCTGCAATCCTGACGCTGCCTTTTGACGTGGTGAAGACACGGAGACAGATCCAGCTGGGAGAAATGGATACTCTGGGAG TTTCCTTAAAGAGAACCACATCCACATGGCGCATAATGAAGGAGATATGGGCCGAGTTGGGCTACAGGGGCCTTTTTGCAG GTTTCATGCCCAGGGTGATCAAAGTGGCCCCAGCCTGTGCTGTTATGATAAGCACCTATGAGTTTGGAAAGGCCTTCTTCCAGAAGATGAACCTTGATCGAGAGTGA
- the rpl3 gene encoding large ribosomal subunit protein uL3: MSHRKFSAPRHGSLGFLPRKRSRRHRGKAKSFPKDDPSKPVHLTAFLGYKAGMTHIVREVDRPGSKVNKKEVVEAVTIVETPPMIVVGVVGYVNTPRGLRSFKTIFAEHVSDECKRRFYKNWYKSKKKAFTKYCKKWQDDEGKKQLEKDFASMKKYCQVVRIIAHTQMRLLPVRQKKSHLMEVQLNGGTISDKVDWAREKLEQAVPVNTVFTQDEMIDVIGVTKGHGYKGVTSRWHTKKLPRKTHRGLRKVACIGAWHPARVAFSVARAGQKGYHHRTEINKKIYKIGQGYHTKDGKLVKNNASTEYDLSNKSINPLGGFVHYGDVTNDFVMVKGCVVGTKKRVLTLRKSLLVQSSRRALEKIDLKFIDTTSKFGHGRFQTVEEKKAFMGPLKKDRVSKEETA; the protein is encoded by the exons ATG TCTCACCGTAAGTTTTCGGCTCCGCGCCACGGATCCCTGGGCTTCCTGCCCCGCAAGAGGAGTCGTCGTCATCGTGGTAAGGCCAAGAGCTTCCCCAAGGATGACCCCAGCAAGCCCGTTCACCTGACCGCCTTCCTTGGCTACAAGGCCGGCATGACGCACATCGTGCGTGAGGTCGACAGACCTGGCTCAA aggTGAACAAGAAGGAAGTGGTTGAGGCTGTGACCATTGTGGAGACACCTCCCATGATTGTGGTTGGAGTTGTGGGTTACGTTAACACCCCCCGCGGCCTGCGTTCCTTCAAGACCATCTTCGCCGAGCATGTCAGTGACGAGTGCAAGCGTCGGTTCTACAAGAACTG GTACAAGTCCAAGAAGAAGGCTTTCACCAAATACTGCAAGAAATGGCAGGATGATGAGGGCAAGAAGCAGCTGGAGAAGGACTTTGCTTCCATGAAGAAGTACTGCCAGGTCGTCCGCATCATTGCCCACACGCAG ATGCGTCTGCTGCCCGTGAGGCAGAAGAAGTCTCACCTGATGGAGGTGCAGCTGAACGGCGGCACCATCTCCGACAAGGTGGACTGGGCCCGTGAGAAGCTGGAGCAGGCCGTGCCCGTCAACACAGTTTTCACCCAGGACGAGATGATCGACGTCATTGGTGTCACCAAGGGTCACGGATACAAGG GTGTCACCAGCCGTTGGCACACAAAGAAGCTTCCTCGCAAAACCCATCGTGGTCTGCGTAAAGTGGCCTGTATCGGTGCCTGGCATCCTGCCCGTGTGGCTTTCTCTGTGGCCCGTGCCGGTCAGAAGGGTTACCACCACCGTACAGAGATCAACAAGAAGATCTACAAGATTGGCCAGGGCTACCACACCAAGGATGGAAAGCTGGTGAAGAACAATGCCTCCACAGAGTATGATCTGTCCAACAAGAGCATCAACCCCCTG GGTGGATTTGTCCACTATGGAGACGTGACCAATGACTTTGTCATGGTCAAGGGCTGTGTTGTGGGAACCAAGAAGAGGGTGCTGACTCTGCGCAAG TCTCTGCTGGTGCAGAGCAGCCGCCGTGCCTTGGAGAAGATCGACCTCAAGTTCATCGACACCACCTCCAAGTTTGGCCACGGCCGCTTCCAgactgtggaggaaaagaaGGCGTTCATG GGACCACTCAAGAAGGACCGAGTTTCCAAGGAAGAGACTGCCTGA
- the slc25a39 gene encoding mitochondrial glutathione transporter SLC25A39 isoform X2 produces MEERTVSGPVAAISPVQQMLASGTGALLTSIFVTPLDVVKIRLQAQQTPFHQGKCFLYCNGLMDHIYVCQNGTSCTSWYKTPTHFSGTLDAFVKITRHEGLRSLWSGLPPTLVMAVPATVIYFTCYDQLRDFLRYGLGFQGSLVPLVAGGLARLGAVTVISPLELVRTKMQSRRLPYSELRVCIRSAVAQDGLLSLWRGWGPTVLRDVPFSALYWFNYELVKARLCEQSRMTQANFSISFTAGGVSGAIAAILTLPFDVVKTRRQIQLGEMDTLGVSLKRTTSTWRIMKEIWAELGYRGLFAGFMPRVIKVAPACAVMISTYEFGKAFFQKMNLDRE; encoded by the exons ATGGAGGAGCGGACCGTTAGCGGCCCTGTGGCTGCGATCTCTCCAGTGCAGCAGATGCTGGCTTCTGGCACTGGAGCCCTCCTCACATCTATTTTTG tcaCACCGCTGGACGTTGTGAAGATCAGGCTGCAGGCTCAGCAAACACCGTTCCACCAAG GGAAGTGTTTCCTGTATTGTAATGGACTGATGGATCACATCTATGTGTGTCAGAATGGAACCAGCTGCACCAGCTGGtacaaaacaccaacacatttcAGTGGGACTCTT GATGCTTTTGTGAAAATCACTCGACATGAAGGACTCAGGTCTTTGTGGAGTGGGCTACCACCAACACT gGTCATGGCTGTACCTGCCACCGTCATCTACTTCACCTGCTACGACCAGCTGCGGGACTTCCTGAGATACGGTCTGGGTTTCCAGGGCAGCCTTGTCCCTCTTGTTGCTGGAGGTCTGGCCAGAT TGGGGGCTGTGACTGTGATCAGCCCTCTGGAGTTGGTCAGGACCAAGATGCAGTCCCGTCGGCTGCCCTACAGCGAGCTGCGGGTCTGTATCCGCTCTGCCGTGGCCCAGGATGGCCTGCTGTCTCTGTGGAGGGGCTGGGGACCCACCGTCCTCAGAGACGTACCCTTCTCTG CTTTGTACTGGTTTAACTATGAACTGGTGAAGGCCCGGCTATGTGAACAGTCCCGAATGACTCAGGCCAACTTCTCCATCAGCTTTACTGCAGGAGGCGTCTCTGGAGCT ATTGCTGCAATCCTGACGCTGCCTTTTGACGTGGTGAAGACACGGAGACAGATCCAGCTGGGAGAAATGGATACTCTGGGAG TTTCCTTAAAGAGAACCACATCCACATGGCGCATAATGAAGGAGATATGGGCCGAGTTGGGCTACAGGGGCCTTTTTGCAG GTTTCATGCCCAGGGTGATCAAAGTGGCCCCAGCCTGTGCTGTTATGATAAGCACCTATGAGTTTGGAAAGGCCTTCTTCCAGAAGATGAACCTTGATCGAGAGTGA